From the genome of Chaetodon trifascialis isolate fChaTrf1 chromosome 4, fChaTrf1.hap1, whole genome shotgun sequence:
GATGTTAGACACATGAACTGAGGCTGAACGTATATTTTCATAAATTGCCTTCAGTGAAGCATTGCAGACTTACTCTGTCCCAGACTGTCTGTGTGGGTCCTCATCTTCGGATCCCAGCTGTTTGTGGAGGAGGTCAAGGAGTGGAGGGATGTAGCGGAGGCCCATTTGCGAGGAGTGGGAGTTGGAGGCATGATTGCTTTCCTTGGAGCGTTTTTCTGCGGTTCTGTGGAAgaccaaaaaaacacaatgattcacGCTCGTAAAAAGGGTAAGTTGACAGATAAGATGGAGGACTTACGTGGCAGTAGAACGGCTGCAGATtctgctctcctcctttctttctcctccactgttTGAACACAGACTTTAGTTAgaggcagcagtggaaaaaatgaAGTCACACCTGTTTATGTTTGCACGACAGGCGGGCGAACGACAGGAATGATGGATGGACTGATTAATGGGACTGCAGAAGAGTTACACTCACGCTTGTCGTTCATATATATGTGCTCGTGTTCAAATGCTGCTGGGGCCAGTTCAAATGTCGGTATTTTGAGAGCTgttgcaaaacaaacaatgtaATTATAATTAGTGCAGTTTTGACGTAAGATATAAAAGGACAAGGTGAGAAATCACTGAAACCCTGAGTTTTACACAGAACATGAACAGTGGGAAAATGCATGTTCAGTAAAATAAAGGTTAACATGAACATTTCTAGCCATGCCAACGGCACATCTTGGTTTATAATgcaccaaaacacaacaaatggaTGGCCCTAAAGTTTAGCTTAGATATTCACGTCTCCTGCAGGAACTTTTTGTAACTATTCAGTCAAGAATAGTTGAGACCACAGAAAAAGACCACTCCTCGGTTCAGCTACTCACAACCAGCACACAAATGCAACGTGCAAAGAGGGGCCTCGAGCAGACATGGTGTTGTTTTAAGGCGTCACATGCTATGAAATTCAATTACCATAGACTTTTAGTCTGGTTAACATTTACTTGAGTTACAAAGTccagagcagaacaaaacactgcagaggaatTTCTACCTGATGCTCTAAAACAAGCAGAGCATGAGTGATCGGGTGGGTGCGGGTACGTCACAGTGCAGTCATACCTGCACAGGAAAACTTCAGTGTTACCACAGTGGCTCAAGAGTATTTGATTGGTAATCATATTTTAGGGCCAGTTTTTAAACACACCTGCTGGTACAAAGCAAGTTAAACAACCACTCAAGATTTGTTGTTTGTAGATTTACAATAAGAAATACAAGATTATacaacatttctttatttttgacaATTGCTCTGAAAGTGGTTGATTTATGGTCCAACTAAAAGTAATTCTTAATGTCACTGAAATTTGGAAAAAGTCCAACTTTGAACCACGCATTTGTAGCGGTGGAATTTCCAAATGCCTGCATGCGTCATGGAGTCACAGCAAACAGGTCGGGCAAACAGTGCAAAGAGATTAGTCGCtggatgtgtctgtgttcatgttagTGGGTTTCTGCATTGACAGACAGTTCTGTACCTGGTTTGGGGGGCAGACTTGGTGGGACGGGGTTTGACGAGGCCTGCTGAACGctcttctctccattttcatTATCAGAACGAAcaaaagctgtaaaaaaaaataaaataaataaagccagAGCTTCAATGTGTTATGTATGCCTCTTGGTGAAAGTATGTTGGCATAATGGATAATAATTACACAGCTAATAGTGACTTTGAGTGAgcaaaagaggggaaaagatagaaaaataaacagggAAAGGACGATGAAAACGtacagatgtttttctcatATGTCTCTTCAATGATGAGCGGAATTAAAGCTCGGTCCGTATTTTCCACCAGATAGTTGACCACGTTGTGCAGCGTCGCACAGGGGACCTGCACAGAGAACAACGTCCTTTTAACAACTCCAGAACAATAAACTATTTTAATTACTGATTACTGAGAAGGAAGTCATGTCGAATATAAAAAAATGTCACCTCATGTCAGTAAATATCATGCAAAGACCAGAGGCGTGTCCTCTCATAAAGTCTTATCTAACACAAGAGCAGAAGAAATATGGCTGACATCTGAGCTGACATGTGACATGTTTACTGCCACCTCTGTGTTTACCTGTAACCGCCCTCTGCTTTTCCAGGAGGTCATATGCCACAATTAAAGGCATGCTTCGGGTTCTTGAAGTGAAGATTTTCACCTCTTTGCCTTGCTGTCAGACAGCTCTTTCTTTTGGCATTATCATTTCTCAACAACACTCCACGCACGGGTCCAGACCATCGCTAAGTTAGCCAGCTGACTGCACTCAGCCATCACCTACTgcaaataaaatgacatgacTCGCCAAACAACCTGTAAAGAATGTCGCTTCCACAGAAGCTTCTTCTCTCTGAAAAAGCTCTTCTTCTGTACAGTCAACtattttttattgtcttgtATTTGTCGTCTATTCCACAAACTGCTGAAAGTCTGACCCTGCGGCGTCACACAGTGGCTCATACAGCTCTGCTTCAAATAACCCAAACAACCCGTTTAATCTCCTCTTTCACCTGAGCAATAAAACACTCCAGCTGTCAAGTGCATCTGGTTCCTTCTCACTTCAGTGCCTTAATATGGGTCTGATTATTTTAATACTCACAGGATTGTCCACATCAATGGTGAAGCCCCCCTCGTGTTTCCGAGCCACGCGGTAGTGTTTGAATATTGCGCTGatagaggaagacagagggaggccatcaaaacaagacaacaacagGCAACAACGGCAGATTTGCAAAGGTGagacaaatgcagtgtgtgtgtgtacccatcAAGGTCCTGTCTGGTGGTGACAGCGAACGAGTTTCTTTCACTCCCCGGCCTCAGCAGCAGGTTTCCTCTCTTGGCCTCTTTCtcaagcagcagctctgcctccagtcGAGAGACACTGTGGTAACAACTGCAGGATGCCAGAAAACAGCCATGAGACCAAAAGAAAACCTGATTTTAGTGGCTTATTAATAAGTGATGCATCCAGTATGTAGACATGTGTGGTGTGTTTCTGCCTTTTGAGCTTAATACAAGAGGAGAAATCTATACCTGTGATGCTCCAGTCTGGATTTTTTGGCCCTGAAACCTACTGACACCTCACACACATCAGTCTGGGTTTAAGCTTCataatgttgcatttttttagATGATTCAATTGGGGCATTTTTTTTGGTGACACTTCTTGAGCCATAAGTTTATTTGAAAGCCAAATATACAGGTACAGTTTTGCCTGGAGAGCACTCCTATGCAAAATTGTGAACACTGTAAACTGTTGGAGGCAACTGTGATGATGCAGAGGCTCAAATGCAGGTGTCTATTGACTCTATACAAGACAATATGGCCTGAAGTGAAGCTGAATTAAGtcattaaatttgtttttttccagaacGTTTCAAGACACAGATACATAAAGCCTTCTTTGTCCTGTTCTTTGATTCTGGTCATATTGTAGCCCTTTAACTTGTTTTCAGTGGTAAAAGTTAATTAAATACTGAAATACTGGCAGACTGATTTTTGCTTCAAAATTCTCCTCCTAAGTATTAATTTTAGTATTTTCAGAGTGTTGCATCGCAGTATCAGCGGCCACTTTAAAGAAGAGCGTGGAGACATGTTAATACTCACGCTGGCATGTCTGCTGTGAGGCTGACATAAGGACTGAAGTCGGAGTCGAtgacagcaggtggagggacGGTTTTCCGTCTTTGCACTTCCTTCTCCACCACCTCTTTCAGCATGTGGATCTGGCCTGGAAGCAGGTTGAGGGAGGAAGGCACCGACAGCTGCAGGGAGatgcacagtttgtgttttcaatgaTCTGTGCAAGCGAGGGGCAATTACCTACTTTTGGCCTGACGTTAAATGCATCTAAGCACCAGTGTCCTCTAATTAAATCACAGAGTAACAGCTAAATGGTAAACACCACAGACCTCTATCACAGAGCAGATGTAGCCCTTCCACAGCTCTCGAGCCTCTGCATTAGGGGCCTGTGACCacagaagagacaaaaaacGTGAAAATGAGGAATCGCTTTGGAAAAAAGAGGATTATTTTTGCGTTTTCCGCACATTCCCTCACAGTGAATTTGATATTTCCATCCTTCATCTGGAGGTTGAGTCTGGCTGCGTCTAAGTTACGATCCTGGCTGTTGTCATCTGTTATTGAGATAAATCCACTGAGATCCAGTTTCTCTACGTACTGatgagacacacaaagacacattaaGCGACATAAAGAACAATTTCTGTCTCTTATTTTAACGCAAATCTCTGTGATTCCTTACATCAGTGTCTCGCTTGTcattgaagaagaagagcgtGTTTCCGCACAGGCACGTCCACAGTTTCAGAGatgtctgcacaaacacagagaaacacgcTGAATAACAGAGAGCGGGGACAAAATGGAGATATGAAGAGGAAAGGCCACAGATTTGTCATTGTGTTGAACAGAGCACAAAGacatgagaggaagaagaggaggaaaataaatgagGGTTGCACaataaggaaataaagaagGCTGCTGTGATCTGAGCGGGAGACATTAAAGGATTAGACTTGATGACTCAGGCCTTTATAATCATGACAGAAACCAATTTGTGATATGAATACAATGTTAACGCTGGATGTGAAGAGAAGCGGGTAAGTATGTCAGTGGATTCATTTTTCGTGTAGGTGTCTACAGTAAGTTGTATGACTCAGAGTTGCCTGATCATTGTttctgagtctttccaggatgcccctctcatacacaatcatgatactatcgcctgttaccaatcaacctgtttacctgtggaatgatccaaacaggtgatTGAACACGTTTGAAAtgtgcatcaaattcaaaataagcagatatttacaaaaatcaatgaagcccaTGAGATCAAATgttgaatatattgtctttgtgctgctttcaattgagaatatgtcaaaaaggattagcaagttgtcacattctgctttatttacatCCCACCTTTTTTTAGAATCAGGTTTGCTCTCGGTGTACACGGTCTGTTATCAGCGAGGGCTGGGCTGAGCAGCGCACAGGATTTATTATTAACAAAGCCTGCCTTGCCAGTTGTTTCAGTCTTCAGCTCTCTGTCAGCTCTTGGTTTGTTCTAATCTTTATGGCACGACGAGCAGAGAGGCAGTCAGACCAGTTGGAGAGGTGAAAAACTCAAAGACCACACAACATCCAAAAAACGACATCATGACAGACAGGTTCCTCCCATGGAAACAGCGCTTCACCTGACTTCACCTGTCTGCGAGACCGATGCTCGCTCTGACAGAtgacaaataaagtttgatgcATGCCTTTAAACtgcagttttgtcatttttagcaCAGGCCAACGCAGGTAGATGAAGGAACAAATTACAGCTCCTCCTTAAAGGGTCAGCGAAGTAGGACGGAGCCCCTCTGCACAACAACATGCATTCATCAAAGAGGTGCTGGATGGCTCTGACACTAAAACATGTTAAAGCTGACGTGAGTGTTCACAGGATCCCTGGCATCTTCCGCACATTGTTGAGATGTCAGTCatgcatgtctgtttgtgtgtgtgtgtgtgtgtgtgtgtgtgtgtgtgtgtgtgtgtgtgtgtgtgtgtgtgtgtgtgtgtgtgtgtgtctctctctctcacacacacacagagcagccatcaacaacaacagcagaccTATTTCAAACATAAGCAGCCATTTACACCAGAAATAACTAGTGAACTGACCATTACAccaaagaagaacagaaaagcaatcctcagtcattttcacagtcattacagattaattgacaattgAGACTCATTCATCATTAATTACATCAAAAAATCTTGATCTTATATCTCCTGAGCGctaaacattttgtcttttaactgGCTCTGATGgattttttgatttttctctAACTCTGACTCAGTTTGACTAAAACAGCTAAAATcccaaaaataaacaacagatataaaaacaaagaagtCACAACAACAGGAAGCTTTTTGTAGTCACCTGTTGCCCACAACAAAGAGTGTTCGCACAGAGTTTGCACAGAATAACCCAAAACAAATCTCTCCATCATTATAAGATACCTTATCTTTGAACGACCTCTTCTCCAGGTAACCCTCGAAGTAACAAGCTGGCAGCTGAGTCCTCTGGCGCGCGGCTCGCTTTGCCATCACGAGGAGTGGAGATGCTTTAAAAAACTGAATATACAAACAAATCTGACTGAGACTGGAGTAGATTTACTCATCTACAGATCAGCACGCTCTGCTCGGTCCCAACTGGAGCTTACCTGTATAAGTGAGGAAAACGCGTCTGTCAAGACGTCAGCTCCGCTGATTGGTCAACGCGCGAAGTGGGCGGGTGTTGTTAAAATAGGTACAGGTGGGACGGACGCTGTGTTACTCATGAGAGGAAATCACCTGCCTGTAGGCCTGAAACTAAGCCCAGCGTGCGATTTAATGTGTTCACGGGTTTTATGATGGATAAGAACTGGCAAAACAGGCTCGCGGTACGTGTCAAACACTTCCGTTAACTACAACTGCGCGAGCGCGTTTTCAGCGAAAACTTTCAAAATGGCGTCGTCGAGTTGCTGCATCctaaaaacatttcacttgtttGAGCTTACGTTGCTGTTGAGGGTGCTAACAGAAGCTTTAGAGCAGGTCCTGCTAATTTTCTAAAATTTAACTTACATTTAATATACTCAGTGGTTGAATGtaagtaagtacatttactcaaatactgtacttgagtacaaatttcaggtacttgtacttcagtgtttttcctgcCACTTTCTACCTCTGCTCCTCTacagttcagagggaaatatttgaCCTTGTCCTCCAGTACAGTTATTTGACAGCTGAAATAATTTGTCCATTATCGATTGTCAAAACCCTGATTTTCTCTACAAACTTATCTGTTTTTATAACTAAAGCCagttttcatgcaaaaacagtttatggttccagcttcataaatgagatgagattttcttcttttgaatTACTTCAATTTTGTAATTTTGAGATCTTTACTCTTGGACACGTTGTCTTCTGTGTAATTGTGACAGCATCTctcacagttttttatttttattttaaaaccaGACATTcaattgattaatcaaaaatcagctgattaattttgatgaaaatgatcattcaCTGCAGTCATAAAAGTAGTTAAAATTTGACCCCACATCAGCCAACTAAAGCAGTAAAATCAtgcttttacattaatgcatgacaaataatattacaatttaatttacatatttgtacttaagtaacATTTAACTACAGGATTTTTACTAATattgtggtattagtacttttacttgaatgaaggatctgaatacttcttccaccacggTGTCAGGAGGCAGAGATGgtggctccctctgctggttaTTAAGAGGAACTTGCTTTATCAGCCAGTAACCCATCAAATGCATCATTGTCAGTTTACTTTTACCAAAGTTAAAATGTTCGACGCTTCAGCTCTGTGGCCATATTTTAGGGAGATTAAGCTCCTGGTGAAGTGTATTGTTTTACACTGAGAGGTGTTTGAGTAAATAGTTTTGGAGTTTGCATTTCCATTGCACGTTGCAAAGAAGGGCATTTCTTCTGATTtacctttcatttgttttgctgcctAAATACTTGCCACAGTAACTCGTCTGTGCAGCAGTAAATGTATCATGGGCCAAGGTTTGTCATGCATCAGATTACTTGAAATACATCAcagagatgtttttattttctcatggAGCGTGTGTCTCAGCAGTCTGGTTAAATGTGTGAGAAAGATGCTGAAGAGCCAATCACTGCCAGCTTCATCAAAGATCATGTATAAATCTTTTcactaaaatgtttctttttgtgattgttttaaCTCTGTGTCTATCCGTCTAGGTCAGCCATCACCTGCGATATAAACCACCTCGAGCCCTCCACAGCGTCCTGACCATGAACATACTGTAATGTCCAGAAATGAAGCTCTTCACTTCAGCAGAGGATGTGGATGAAGACACAGCTGGAATCTGTGTGTCTCTGGCCTGGTAGGAAATGACTCcatcagtatttattttttatgtcaGTTTGTCAAGTAACCTTTTAAGACAAATTAATGCAGAAAACATTAGTATCGCAAGCAGAGCCGTGTAGTCAGCTCAACAGTGTTTAACTtatgaatgtaaaaatactctttttACTATGCTGACTCTTCGctctttttttaagtttatttactataaacaatagaaataaagtttgccAAAGCAATCCCAGCACAAGGTCCACCTGGTAGCTTTCAGTTGCATCATGTCTCATTTTTGGAAGAAAGTCTGCagtttatgctgttttttttttttttataggatTTCTCATCTGTGTTAAAGATGTTGTGAAAGCTTTAGAAAAAGCTGATGTGTGGACCTTCAGTTgcattgttttgtcaaactacTTATATGTAATAGGTTAAGGAGGAACTCTCCTGCAtaataaaaacatcttttgtGTGTCagatatatattcatatatttttaaatgacaaCCTTTGAATAATAATGTTGACATGCAATCTCAACCAGAATATGATGAAATCAATTAATATAATGAAAACTGACAAggctttttttcagttttagtcattattattatttataagaAGCATACTCGGTGTTCTGTATCATACAGTTTTATAGCTAGATAGTGCCAATGTGGAAACATTAGTTCTCAGTTTATCCCTTTGTAgacatgtacacaaacaaaaaagacataatGATTTATGATTCCTATTATGATTATGATCATAATTATGATCTTGTTCATGATGATTAGGATTGTTGTTATTTAGCCTGAGGCTTCATACTGGTAAGTCACGTGACGGTGCGCCGTTGGCGTATCTCCCTGTCAGCGGCACTGCTCTTCTACGCAATGTGCGCATTGTCTCCTGTCATCTTGGCACAGCACCGTGGGTAGGGCAGGGAAAGTACTTCACTGTCATCACCGCAATCTCGGAAAGGTGACTGTACCAACAATGGGGAACAGAGACGACGAGTATGATTTCTTATTCAAAGGTAAGCGGACCCGAAACTGCTTATAGGTAACCTTGTTTGTCGTTACCTAGCAAAGAAAGGAGCgtaggttagcatgctaacgtcagTGCTCAGGTTTGACACCAGCTGGTGGTGGCAGCTAACGGTAGCTAGCCAGACTGTTTTCGTAGCTAGAGCGTTGCTAGCGTGTTTTCAGACTCGTCATATCGAATTACCCCCGTGTTTACTTTCACGTAAGATGTGTTGGCGCTTTTATTTATGTCAAGGTTGACCGCAAATCACCTGTATTTGGGTTTTACAGAAAGTAGGGCGTAGGGTGAGTTAGCCCTATAAGCAAGCTAGTAGCTGTTTTAACGGGCGGAGCGATTCCATTAACCATAATGAAATTCAACTTTATTATCATCGAAGAGAAGTTGCCCTTACTTATAAGCACACTTTAAAGCCAAGATATCTTAACAGGAGCACCAACAGTGGCTTATTTTCTTTAGACTGTCTGATGAAATAAGATACAAAGGAAACAAGAGTTTCCTTTGTGGTGGTTGTGCCATGCAGCGGTGTAAACCTGTCGTCTGCGGGAGGACACTCACTGCTTTATGAAGGAATAAAGAGGAAACGATAGCATGGCATTGATTTCCTGTTTGGCAACCGCACCAGGTTCACATCAGCCTTTGATGGCTAAGGGCATATTCTCATACCAAGCCATCAGATTTGTCCTGACTGGACCACTGAGGCACTGGTCACATGGTCCTTTTACACCTTGGAATCCAGTTCCCTGATAACATGCTGCTGACCTTGCGATCGCAAATGAGGTGGCATTTTTCTGAATAAGGATCTGCTTATTATTGTGTTGTTATGTTGCAGCTCTCCACCACAGCATGAATCACATGATATGCTTAACTAAGTTACACTGGTCAGATGTGTGGGATGTCAAAAGATGAGAAACTCACTGTTCATTTCAGCCTGCAGAGGTTTCTAACGTCAGATTAGGGTTACAGCGCTATTGTGGTTATTGCACCATGTGTATTTGCTCATCTGCAGTATTGACTTCTGGCTGTTGTTGAAAGTGTTATTGAAACATATTTCAAGTTACATGTCTGTCAGGACATAGCACGCATTTGTTCAGCCAAAAAAGCCTTCTGTTTTCAATCCTTTAAGGGTTATTGTAAATGATAGTGATGATAATAATTTTGTGCATATCTTGATAGTTTCATACTTTTCTTAACCCTATATCAGATAGATCAGTCACAATGATGAGCCAAGGACCTTAAGAGTTAACAGGAGAGAGATTGGGTTACGTTGCCCATTGAGTGTCAAATCATTGACTGAGGTTTGGATGCATGGATTTTAATGATTAGACAGTTTACTGAAGAGGAAATGGAAACACATATATACTTTGTCACATCTCTCTTGTAAGCATAGTATTAAATAACAGTAGAAAAAGAGGGCCATGTCTGGTGTGGCAGCTTGGAGATACTGATGACTTgtaacaacagacacaggaacagaGGCCCTGAGAAACTGTCGAGTCAGATTTCAAAGAGAGCAGGTTTTGGCAGCTTTTTCCTGCTTAACTCCCAGCTGGGCAAAGTCTGATAAGGTTTTGTCAGTACAGAAAGAAGACAAGTCAGCACTTTTACTTCCACTGTAATGGCCCTGACTGAATGATGACCCGACTATAGAGCATCTTCAACTGAGAGGTGTTAAGAACATTTTGCTACCGTGTTTGTAATTCTGCGGTCAACCTCTGGTTCCAGTTGTTTTAATCGGAGACTCTGGAGTGGGGAAGAGTAACCTGCTGTCCCGCTTCACAAGAAATGAGTTCAACCTGGAGAGCAAGAGCACCATCGGGGTGGAGTTCGCCACCCGCAGCATTCAGGTGGATGGCAAGACGATAAAGGCTCAGATTTGGGACACGGCTGGACAGGAACGCTACAGAGCGATCACCTCAGCGTGGgtatttcctgtgtgtttaaACTGGCTTATATGGATGAAGACAGTGTAGTTGCAGTATTCATCCGGTTTATGCCGTCACCAGGTATTACCGGGGCGCCGTTGGGGCTCTCCTAGTTTACGACATCGCCAAGCACCTGACCTACGAGAATGTTGAGCGCTGGCTGAAGGAGCTGAGGGACCACGCTGACAACAACATCGTCATCATGCTGGTGGGAAACAAGAGCGACCTCCGCCACCTCAGGGCGGTGCCCACTGATGAGGCTCGAGCCTTCGCAGGTGAATCATCAAGCAAGCCAAGCCAGTCATGTAATCCATAAAATGCTAAACTTTGCAcatgtttaaatgcatttttattgtctTCCCACTTTAGAAAAGAACACTCTGTCATTTATTGAGACATCAGCGTTGGACTCTACAAATGTAGAAGAAGCATTCAAGAACATTTTAACAGGTATGAAGAGCAATGCCAGGGCAGCATCTCACATGATCTGAAGATCTCAGTGagtttgtttacatgcacagAATAGTCAGTTTTTTGGCCTTACTCCAAAAAAGACAACTCCTACTAAGCTGTTTACATGGCTAATGACAATGAATAATCCCATTTACATGCAGCTGCGCATCCGACGACTAATGaacacagcctccctctttcatttgtTCAACCACCAATGTTGCCGGTTGTTGCGATACTGGCGCATA
Proteins encoded in this window:
- the LOC139330260 gene encoding signal-transducing adaptor protein 1-like — translated: MAKRAARQRTQLPACYFEGYLEKRSFKDKTSLKLWTCLCGNTLFFFNDKRDTDYVEKLDLSGFISITDDNSQDRNLDAARLNLQMKDGNIKFTAPNAEARELWKGYICSVIELSVPSSLNLLPGQIHMLKEVVEKEVQRRKTVPPPAVIDSDFSPYVSLTADMPACYHSVSRLEAELLLEKEAKRGNLLLRPGSERNSFAVTTRQDLDGAIFKHYRVARKHEGGFTIDVDNPVPCATLHNVVNYLVENTDRALIPLIIEETYEKNISFVRSDNENGEKSVQQASSNPVPPSLPPKPALKIPTFELAPAAFEHEHIYMNDKLEEKERRRAESAAVLLPQPQKNAPRKAIMPPTPTPRKWASATSLHSLTSSTNSWDPKMRTHTDSLGQIPPATLSELKLKLEQKTRSQE
- the LOC139329856 gene encoding ras-related protein Rab-11B, which translates into the protein MGNRDDEYDFLFKVVLIGDSGVGKSNLLSRFTRNEFNLESKSTIGVEFATRSIQVDGKTIKAQIWDTAGQERYRAITSAYYRGAVGALLVYDIAKHLTYENVERWLKELRDHADNNIVIMLVGNKSDLRHLRAVPTDEARAFAEKNTLSFIETSALDSTNVEEAFKNILTEIYRIVSQKQIADRSAHDESPGNNVVDISVPPTTDGQKGNKLQCCQSL